In Nocardioides sp. W7, the genomic stretch CTGGAAGATCACGGTCCGCTCGCCGACCCACTCCGTGGGGGCGGGGACCTGGTCGAGCCGGATGGTGCCCGACGGGTCGCGGAAGTCCGGCTCGGCGCCGACCGGCAGCAGCCGGCGCAGCACCTGGTCGGCGGTCCACTTCACCGTGGCGACCGTGGTGATGCCGAGCCGCTGGTAGACCTCGGCGCGGCCGGGGTCGTAGATCCGGGCCACGACCTGCTGGATCCCGAACGTCTCGCGCGCCACGCGGGCCGCGATGATGTTGGAGTTGTCGCCGGAGGAGACCGCGGCGAACGCGTCGGCGCGCTTGATCCCGGCCTTCTCCAGGACCTCCTGGTCGAACCCGATCCCGGTGACCTTGTCGCCGTTGAAGCCGGGTCCGAGGCGCCGGAACGCGTCGGGCTCGCTGTCGATGATGGACACGGTGTGGTTGCGGTCCTCGAGGCTGCGCGCGAGCGTCGAACCGACGCGGCCACAACCCATGATCACGACATGCACGAGGGAACCGTATCCCTTCCTCCGTGCGAACACGCCGGGTCCCGTAGCGTGTGCGCTCGTGGGTGCTGGCGATGTCTCCAAGCGGATCCTGCTGGGGCGCAAGTTGCGCAGCTCCCAGCTGGGCGAGACGTTGCTCCCGAAGCGCATCGCGCTGCCGGTCTTCGCCAGCGACGCGCTCTCCTCGGTGGCCTACGCCCCCGACGAGGTCTTCATCATGCTCTCGCTCGCGGGGGTGTCGGCGTACTCCTTCTCCTGGAAGATCGGGCTCGCGGTCGCGCTGGTGATGGCGGTCGTGATCGCGTCGTACCGCCAGACCGTGCACGCCTACCCGAGCGGCGGTGGC encodes the following:
- a CDS encoding TrkA family potassium uptake protein, with amino-acid sequence MHVVIMGCGRVGSTLARSLEDRNHTVSIIDSEPDAFRRLGPGFNGDKVTGIGFDQEVLEKAGIKRADAFAAVSSGDNSNIIAARVARETFGIQQVVARIYDPGRAEVYQRLGITTVATVKWTADQVLRRLLPVGAEPDFRDPSGTIRLDQVPAPTEWVGERTVIFQEQTQSRIAWIDRLGEGMLPARESVIQEGDLLHLVMREETAARAYQVIERGPEEH